The following nucleotide sequence is from Bacteroidota bacterium.
ATCTATAGGGAAATAAAACCAAGCATACAGGTGTAACAAAAAAGCGCTCCATCCAAACGATAGAGCGCTTTTTCTATTTATTGCTATCATGCAAATTTTTTAGCCAGTATAGTTTTTAGTGTGGGAGTAGTAATTTCGTCCAATTCGTATTGTACCCTTACGGTTGGTTTATTTATTTTTACTATCCTATTAAGATCAATTGGCGTTCCGATTATTACCGCATCGCAATCTACCTTGTTGATAGTATCCTCGAGGTCTTTAATCTGTTCATCGCTATAACCCATCGCAGGTAACAGGGCTCCAATCTCAGGGTATTTTTTAAAGGTTTCAGTGATTGTACCTTTTGTCCAGGGTCGTGGATCAACAATCTCTTTTGCGCCGAACTGACGGGCAGCTACTACACCAGCTCCATACTTCATTTCGCCGTGTGTAAGAGTGGGTCCATCTTCTACTACCAACACTTTTTTACCTTTAATTTTTTCAGGGGCATCGAGAATAAGCTTCGAATTGGCTTTAATGACAATGGCCTTGGGATTGTGCTTTTTAATGTTTTCTTCGAGCTGTTTAATATTCTCAGCTGGTGCACTGTCTACTTTGTTGATGACAATTACATCGGCACGCAGAAAGTTAACCTGGCCGGGATAGTAAAGTAATTCGTGTCCAACCCTGTGCGGATCGACCACCACAATTTCGAGGTCTGATTTATAGAAAGGGGTATCGTTGTTACCTCCATCCCAGAGAATGATGTCGGCTTCCTTTTCTGCTTCACGCACGATTGCTTCGTAATCGACTCCGGCATAAATGACTCTTCCGCGGTCGATATGGGGTTCGTACTCTTCCATCTCTTCGATGGTACACTTATGTTTTTTTAAGTCTTCTACTGAAGCAAAGCGTTGCACCTTTTGTGCTACCAGGTCGCCATAGGGCATGGGGTGACGGATGGCCACTACTTTTTTACCCATGGCAGTGAGTACATCGCTTACAATTCTTGAGGTTTGTGATTTTCCGCATCCGGTGCGGATGGCACATACCGAAACTACGGGCTTAACCGATTCTACCATGGTGCGGGTAGGCGATGCCACCGAAAACTTAGCTCCTGCAGCCTGGGCAATAGCGCCAATCTGCATCAGGTGTGTGTAGGTAACATCAGAATACGAAAAGAGCACTTCATCGGCTTGCAACTTTTTAATCAGGTCAGAAAGCTCCGATTCGGGATAAATCTGGATGCCTTTTGGGTATTGCGCACCGGCTAGTTCTGCCGGGTATTTACGGCCATCGATGTTCGGAATTTGTGTGGCGGTAAATGCCACTACCTCTACGTTTGGGTTGTTACGGTAGAGTACATTGAAATTGTGAAAATCACGGCCGGCAGCACCGCAAATAATAACACGTCTTGTCTTCATAGCATATTAGGGTTTATGTGATAGAATATTGTTGCTGCAATTTATCTTTTTAAGGTTTTTTTTTGCATGATTAATTGCAGGCTTTTATATATACCATCTTTCTGTCGAAAACACCTAATAGGGCCTTTAAAATCGTTTTCTTTATCAAGTATTGCTTGGTATTAATACGAATACACGGTAGCAGGCTTCCTTGCTTTAAAGAATCATGTAAGTTTCTTAATCAAAAAAGAGGCTGCCTTTTAGCAAAGCAGCCTCTCTCTGAAATACATTTGTGTGGTCTTTATTTAATTTTCATAAACTTACCTGCATACGAATTGTTATCGTTGTCGCGGGTTTTTACTACATACATACCTGGTTTAAGGGCCGAAATATCCAGGGTGTTGTCCGCCGGTCCATCAATAAGCTGTTCTTTTACTAATTGACCTGCAATACTGTAAATGGCAGCATACTTCATGTTGGTAGCGCCCAAGGTGATATACTCATTGGCCGGATTCGGATACAGTGAAATTACCGCTGGTTTATCCATGTAATTGTCCAATATGGAAGTGGTACCATCTTGGTTTTTAATGTAATAATCTCCATTATGTGTGCTTCCGGAATGAATATAGCCAAAGTCATAAACTCCGGGCGTTCCGGTTCCTTTTGTTTCGGATTTATTTCTGAATACAGCGGCAATCCAGTAAATCGAATCGATGGCAGGCACGGAATAATAGGTCGATGGGGTAAAACTAATGGAGAAGTAACCAGGTTTATCGGCAACAGGGTTCATTTTTCCTACTCCGTCATCTGCTCCCCAGTTTCCAATAGCATTTTCCCAATCAATACCATTTGCAGTATTTACGTAGCCGGAATGCATGTAAATGTATGGTTCATTCGCTAACTCACCATTCCCTTGGTTGGCATTAAATGTAATGGTAATGGGGGTTGTTTTAGCAAAACTTTTAGGCATGACAGTAATAAAAGGATCGCTAGACTTAACCCCTACATAAATAGTGGTATTTCTAAAGCCCTTGCCCAGGTTGGTGTTGGTGGCATCGCGGAAATACATTCCTATTTTGTAGATTGACGTTTCTTCTAAAACACCAAAGTACTCTTCGGGTGTAAGGGTAATCTCCCAGATATCATCTGACACCTCGGTCATTAAACCTACACCATCATCGTTGAGGTTGCCTACTATATGCGAAAGATTTGTACTTTCTTTGCTAGTGGTTACCACACCGGCATGCATGTAAACTTTCGATGCACCTACCAATCCTGCAGTGCCGTCGTTCGAAGCCATGGTGGCATCGAAGGTAATGGTAATTAAACTATCGCGTGTAAACGGATAGGGATTTACAGTTACCGGATTTTCATAAACCTCTACAATACCTGGCATACCGTCGGAGTATCGGGTGGTGGTGAAAATGTGCCATTCGCCAGCCTTTAGGTTAATGGGGTCATTGACATTGGTTACGCTTATTTCTTCACCTGAGAAATAATTGTACCAGGTGCCTGTTTCAGGAAATGCCGGATCAATGGTATTTTCAATTAGGCCAAAGTTGCCAATCAACACCAGGCCTTCATCGCCAAAATCGTAGCTTAAGCGTCTGGTAACGGTGTTGTATTTATGGTTTACTGTGGCTGAGGCCAGGTTTTCCGCTCCTATTTCGTTGCGAAGGTTTAAGATGCCACTGTAAGCATCATACACATATTGGCGGTTTTCATCTTCATAATAACCCAGACCATCGGGGCCCCATGGTAGAGGTTTATTACCCACCCGACCATTGAAATCGATGTTTATGTCGTATGCCAGTTCGTCGAACTGCCATATCATTTTTGGGCCAGGGAAAAGGTAAGTAAAGGCCGCAGCCATTTTCTTGCGTTCGAACATAACTTGTTGGTCTTTAACATCATAGCTACCATCGGCACTAATCATACCTTCGGAAAGTGCATGTTCGGCCAGACGTCTTTCGTCGTGACTGTTATAAAAGGCTACATGGCTGTTTTGTTGCATGCCGTTAAAGGTACCTGTGGTAGCATTACCTAACATGGCAGGTATATAATCGTAACTTTTGTTTCGCCACAATTTCATGCCATAATTGGCCAGTTCTGTTTCTTCGTTCGAAGGTCCCCAATGCTCGAGAATGATATAGGCATCAGGGTCAACAGCCCAGATTGAGTCGGCCATGCGTTTGAGAATGGCTATTCTTACCGCATCGTAACTATCGGGATTGGTTGAATTGGTAAAGCCTTTGGTGAAATCGAATCGGTACCCGTCTACATGGTATTCCTGAATCCAATAGCGGTTCACGCTATCAACAAAGGCTTTTGTATAGTCGCTGGTATGATCGAAATCGTTTCCCCAACTATATCCTGGCGGTGGGTCACGGTTAAACCAGGGGTTGTTAGCTGCAGGTTTGGAGGCTGCATCGTCCCAATAAAGTTTTGCCATGGCATTTTGTCCAAAAGCATGGTTGAGTACCATGTCCATAATTACGGCAAAACCCATTTGGTGAGCGGTTTCGATAAAATGTTTAAGGCTGTCTTTGGGCCCGTAGTATTTATCGGGGGCAAAGTAATACGATGGATTATAACCCCAAGATTCGTTGCCTTCGAATTCACTGAAAGGCATTAGTTCTATAGCCTCTACACCAAGTCGTTTTAGGTAGTTCAGTGTATCGATCAGGGTTGAATACGAGTGAGTGCCTACAAAATCGCGCACGAGCAGTTCATAAATTACCAGATTGTCGAGTTCCGGACGAACCCAGGTATCTTCGGTAGCTGACCACACATAGGGTGTCTGTCCGGTTTGCAACACAGTAGCTGTCTGGTATTCAGTTTTGGTATAAACCGGAAGGTTAGGATAAACACTCGTTGGAATATGTTGGTCATTCCATGGGTCGGCAATTTTTTCGGCATAGGGGTCGCCAATTTTTGCTGTGCCATCGACCCAGTATTGAAATACATACTCTTGCTGAGGGGTGAGGCCATTAATGGTAAGCCATAAAAACTCACCATCGGTGGTTTGCTTCATCTGGTATTCATCGGCTACAATCCAATTGTTAAAATCACCCACCACGTATGCATATTCTTTGTCAGGGGCTTCCAGTACAAGGGTTACACTGGTATCACCTTCGTGGTAGTTAATACCTTTGCGCACACCTGCCGGAAGATCTTCAATAACAGTTTCATTTCTGATAAATATTTTTACAGAATCAACTACTTCTTCTATACCATTGTTAGCAGTAACTTTAAACCAGTGTTCATTGCTTGTAATTACCTTGTATTTACCATTTGCTGCTGAAGTATTGGCCGAATATATCTCTACATCGTTAACTGTCACCAAAATATCAGAGGTATCTGTTGCAATAACAGACCATTCAACAGAATCATTCAATAAGAAAATTTCATCCCTGATAGGTGCTGTAAAGGCAACAGACAATCCTTCGGCATAAACAGTGTAGAAAATATCGGTATTTCCAACATCTTTCCCTTCTTTAGTGTTATCTGCTGACCTGAAGACAAACGCTAATTTCTCGATTGTTTCGTTAGAAGCAACACCATAGTATTCTCTTATCGAAGGAGTTATTGCAAGTTGGTAAAGGTTGTCGCCAATTCGGGTTAATTTATATTTTTCGCTATTATCTCCCCAAGTTGGGGCGTATTCCCAATCGGAATTACTTGTACTGTTATTTGTAATAACACCTGTATGTGCATATACATCACCGGTATATCCGGAAAGTCCACCTGAACCTTGAGTAGCATCAAAAGTAATTGTTACAGCATCAGTATCTGTAGGAAAGGCGGGATCGGCAGTAATCACTTGCGCATTTAAAGCAATGGCAATCGTTAATAATAACGTAATTACTGAGAAAAACTTCTTCATAGTATTCATATTAATTTAATTTTCAATGAGTATTCATTTTATTGTTCAAGGGAAAATATAAAAGACTCAAGTGGTTTCAGATCAATGCGTACTTTACCTTTTCCGTCGAGTACAACTAGTTGTGTGCCATATTGTTTATAAAACTGGTCTTTGAAGTTATAAGAACCCTGTTTGAGATTCCAGGCAGCAATAAGGCTTTCGGGCAAATCCAGGTCGAATCCATACGAGTCGGTAGCGCTAAAATTGGTCAATACAAGGATTTTTTCTGTTTCGCTCCAGCGTGCAAACGAAAATACCTTATTGTTATATCCTTCAGTCACCTGGCGGTTATGGGTATGAATTTCGGCATACTTTCCCATCAAAGCGCTGCTACTGATAGTATAATTCAACAGCCGGCTGTAAAAGTCGCGCAATTGTTTCTCGTCTTCCGTAAGCAGCCCACCATCAAAGGCACCTTTGTTCATCCAACGTTGTTGAGAAGGCACACCCCAGTAATCGAATATTGTGGTGCGGGTTTCAGAACCAAAACCTGCGTTTCCATTTCCAGGTTCGCCTAGCTCCTGAGCAAAATAGAGCAGGGTAGGAGAAGTGCTGATAGTGGCCGAAAGTACCATCATCGGTTTTCCTTTCTCGGCACTTCCAGCAAAACCTGTACTGGCAATTCGTTGCTCGTCGTGGTTTTCGAGAAAATGGATCATGTGGTGTTCAATATCAGCCAGACCGTATTGTATGGCAGCCAGGTTATCGGTACTTCCATTTCCCTGAATAATATGTTTGAGGGTATCGTAAAGTTCTACCTTGTCGTACAGGTAGTCCATTTTTCCTTTCAAAATGTAATCGCGGTAAAGATTGGGTTGGTAAACTTCAGCCAGCAGAAATGCATCGGGGTTTTTCATTTTGATGGACGAGTTCATGTAACTCCAAAATTCAACAGGCACCATTTCGGCCATATCAAAACGGAAACCATCCACACCTTTTTCTATCCAATATAGGGTAATGTCTTTAAATTTCTTCCAGGAATCGGGAACGGATTTGTCCTGCCAGAAAGCATAATGCTCGGCTGCAGTTTTTGTGGCATAAGCGGCTGGGAGGGTATCGAAATCGTATGTGCCATCGGGCTTTACTCCGTAATTAATTTTTACAGTCTCGTACCAGTCGTAAAAACCGGGCTGTGCTGCGCGTGTTCCATTGCCAGTCCATTTAGCAGGGTTTTCGTCAAAATATTTGTCGGATAGAGGATGATTTTCGCCACCCAGGGGTTTATAGCCATTTAAAAACTCCGGTACCACAAATTTCTGTCCGGGGATATAATAAAAGTTATTGTCGCGGCTGTATTCCACACTTGTATCATCAGAGGCCCCAAAATCTTCCACACCTTCGGGGTTCGATGCTCCCTCGTATTTACGGGCCACATGGTTAGGAACAATATCGATAATTACCTTCATTTGATGCTGATGGGTGCGGGCGATGAGCGCCTCGAATTCTTCCATCCGCTTGGCAGGATCAACTGCAAGATCGGGGCTGACATTGTAATAATCCTTTACTGCATAGGGCGATCCGGCTCTTCCTTTTACTACATCGGGGTCGTCGTTTGAGATACCATATTTGGTGTAATCGGTAATTACTGCATGGTGCAATACGCCTGTATACCAGATATGTGTTACACCGAGTTTTTTGATTTCTTCCAGGGCTGTATCAGAAAAATCGTTGAATTTACCAACGCCATTCTCTTCCAGGGTACCCCAGGGTTTATTGGTAGCATTCTGGTTGCCGAATAATCGGGTAAAAACCTGATATATAACTACTTTCTGATGATTCTTTGTTTCCTTCATGTCAGGGTTCTTGTGGCTTTGGCAAGCCGGGAGCATAAGACCTGTCAGCAAAGTAACTAAGAGAAGAGCCTTTTTCATTTTTGTTGCAATTTGTGTGTTGAATAATTTAATGACTCTAAACTATGCATTTTGGGCATGGAGTGAGTATACGTTCGCAAAAGAAATAAAGTTGAATTCAAGTTCCTACGAAATTAGGCATTATATAAACGAAAAGTTGTTATTCTTTTGTTAAATATCAAAAAATCAAATAAATACATGTGTGAAAGATTTCTGAAATCAAGAAATAATTTTATCAAAAATAATTTAGGCAAACCTTATTTCCATGATTTTGTTTTCGAATTCGCTGCTCGAAACACGAGCCTTTTTTTTGATACGTGTTTTGTAGGTATACACTGTATTTACCGAAAAGCCCAGAATCCGGGCTATTTGTTCATTGTCTGATATTCCAAGCCTGATGAGTGCAAAAATACGTAAGTCGTTGTTGAGGGCTTTAGGCTCGTCGGGTATCACTTGTTCCTCTGGCAACATTAATTCGTTAAACTTCTCTACAAATTCCGGAAAGATATTCAGGAAATAGCTGTCGAAATTCTTGAAGAGTTTGTCTCGTTCTGTTTTTGGGTTCAGGCTGTTGATGGATCGTTCAATTCCAGCAAGGTTTTTTTTGGCCAGAAAACTGTTAATTACACTGTGCAGACCTTCCAGTTTATCGATGTATTGTGTGCTGAATTTAAAGTAGTAACCAATATACTCGGTTTTAATTTTGTTTGCTTCGTGCAGTTTTTCAGTGAGTTCGAGTAAATCGGAATTGGTCTGTAAAATAATTTTTCGGGCTTTTCTCAAGCGACGCAACTGAATGAGTGCGATAAGGGCCAGAGTGCTGATAAGGAGCATAACCGAACCGACCAATAGAATGGATTGAACCATTAGCTTACGCTTCTTTTCTACCAGCTGCAATTGGGCAGCCTCAATCTTGGGTAATAAAGAAGCAATATGCAATTGACGGAGTTTTGCGTTAAAAATGTCTGCGTCTTCTTTTGCTAGAAGTATGTAACGGTAGGCGTGTTCGATGTCGCCTTCGTAGTAAAGTTGCTCAGCGAGGGAGGTAAGGGCCATTGTTTCCTTAGTGGCAGTCATCATGTCATAAATAGCAGATTCGATGGTGTGGTAGAGTGCCTTTTCCGGCTGATTGTATTCGCGGTAAATGTATCCAAGTGCCGAATGCACACCAGCAAGTTGACGATGGCTCGGGTTTAGGTCGCTAAGGATTTTTTCTAAATAAACTACCGATTTGTTTAGGTCGTATCGGGCAAGGTATCGCAGTCCCTCGAACCAAAGAGGGTAGTATGATCCGGCAGGTAAAAGCATTTGAATAGAATCGACGTACTTCTCTGCCAGTTTACGGTAATTGGGCGAAAAAACCGCTGTACTGTTAAAATCAGCAACATCGTAATAGGCACGGGCCAGATAGCCATAATGCACGGCTTTTTCGTCAGTTGGTAAAACTATCGCTGATACAGAAAGTAAAGTATCAATCGCTTCGCGATATAATCCTCTGGCAGTAAGAATATTGCCTGTTTTAGATTTTACAAGTGCAATTTTTACCGGATCGTTAAGTTGATAGGCCAGGCTTAACCATTTTGTGGAATAGTGGAGGGCTGAATCGAAATTGTAAGCTTCGTATTCGTTTACCAGTTGTTCATAAATAGAGAATAATAAATTGCTTTTTACCTCACCTTTTTCCGAGTGACTGGCTTGTACAAGTTTGGCAATGTTTTGATTTTTTTTCTGGATGTATTGATTTCGCTTGGCGATATGCATCTCCAGCTTGAGAAAAAGACTATCTGTTTCTCGGGCCTGAATGCTATTTGAAATAAAAAACGATAAAGAAAACAGGATGTACCAACGCATTTGAAGGCAATTTTTGACTTTGCTAAAGGCTAAAGTTAGAATTTATTGCCGACTTACCAATTGAGTTGAATGCAGGGGATGCATTCTGGTTGCCTTTGATTATGCAATTGCTGAGAGAATTATCTTTTGCAGGTCTACTTTCTTGAATGGTTTTACTACGTAACTAAAAACCATTGTTTTAA
It contains:
- a CDS encoding T9SS type A sorting domain-containing protein, giving the protein MKKFFSVITLLLTIAIALNAQVITADPAFPTDTDAVTITFDATQGSGGLSGYTGDVYAHTGVITNNSTSNSDWEYAPTWGDNSEKYKLTRIGDNLYQLAITPSIREYYGVASNETIEKLAFVFRSADNTKEGKDVGNTDIFYTVYAEGLSVAFTAPIRDEIFLLNDSVEWSVIATDTSDILVTVNDVEIYSANTSAANGKYKVITSNEHWFKVTANNGIEEVVDSVKIFIRNETVIEDLPAGVRKGINYHEGDTSVTLVLEAPDKEYAYVVGDFNNWIVADEYQMKQTTDGEFLWLTINGLTPQQEYVFQYWVDGTAKIGDPYAEKIADPWNDQHIPTSVYPNLPVYTKTEYQTATVLQTGQTPYVWSATEDTWVRPELDNLVIYELLVRDFVGTHSYSTLIDTLNYLKRLGVEAIELMPFSEFEGNESWGYNPSYYFAPDKYYGPKDSLKHFIETAHQMGFAVIMDMVLNHAFGQNAMAKLYWDDAASKPAANNPWFNRDPPPGYSWGNDFDHTSDYTKAFVDSVNRYWIQEYHVDGYRFDFTKGFTNSTNPDSYDAVRIAILKRMADSIWAVDPDAYIILEHWGPSNEETELANYGMKLWRNKSYDYIPAMLGNATTGTFNGMQQNSHVAFYNSHDERRLAEHALSEGMISADGSYDVKDQQVMFERKKMAAAFTYLFPGPKMIWQFDELAYDINIDFNGRVGNKPLPWGPDGLGYYEDENRQYVYDAYSGILNLRNEIGAENLASATVNHKYNTVTRRLSYDFGDEGLVLIGNFGLIENTIDPAFPETGTWYNYFSGEEISVTNVNDPINLKAGEWHIFTTTRYSDGMPGIVEVYENPVTVNPYPFTRDSLITITFDATMASNDGTAGLVGASKVYMHAGVVTTSKESTNLSHIVGNLNDDGVGLMTEVSDDIWEITLTPEEYFGVLEETSIYKIGMYFRDATNTNLGKGFRNTTIYVGVKSSDPFITVMPKSFAKTTPITITFNANQGNGELANEPYIYMHSGYVNTANGIDWENAIGNWGADDGVGKMNPVADKPGYFSISFTPSTYYSVPAIDSIYWIAAVFRNKSETKGTGTPGVYDFGYIHSGSTHNGDYYIKNQDGTTSILDNYMDKPAVISLYPNPANEYITLGATNMKYAAIYSIAGQLVKEQLIDGPADNTLDISALKPGMYVVKTRDNDNNSYAGKFMKIK
- a CDS encoding GTPase, giving the protein MKTRRVIICGAAGRDFHNFNVLYRNNPNVEVVAFTATQIPNIDGRKYPAELAGAQYPKGIQIYPESELSDLIKKLQADEVLFSYSDVTYTHLMQIGAIAQAAGAKFSVASPTRTMVESVKPVVSVCAIRTGCGKSQTSRIVSDVLTAMGKKVVAIRHPMPYGDLVAQKVQRFASVEDLKKHKCTIEEMEEYEPHIDRGRVIYAGVDYEAIVREAEKEADIILWDGGNNDTPFYKSDLEIVVVDPHRVGHELLYYPGQVNFLRADVIVINKVDSAPAENIKQLEENIKKHNPKAIVIKANSKLILDAPEKIKGKKVLVVEDGPTLTHGEMKYGAGVVAARQFGAKEIVDPRPWTKGTITETFKKYPEIGALLPAMGYSDEQIKDLEDTINKVDCDAVIIGTPIDLNRIVKINKPTVRVQYELDEITTPTLKTILAKKFA
- a CDS encoding alpha-amylase, producing the protein MKKALLLVTLLTGLMLPACQSHKNPDMKETKNHQKVVIYQVFTRLFGNQNATNKPWGTLEENGVGKFNDFSDTALEEIKKLGVTHIWYTGVLHHAVITDYTKYGISNDDPDVVKGRAGSPYAVKDYYNVSPDLAVDPAKRMEEFEALIARTHQHQMKVIIDIVPNHVARKYEGASNPEGVEDFGASDDTSVEYSRDNNFYYIPGQKFVVPEFLNGYKPLGGENHPLSDKYFDENPAKWTGNGTRAAQPGFYDWYETVKINYGVKPDGTYDFDTLPAAYATKTAAEHYAFWQDKSVPDSWKKFKDITLYWIEKGVDGFRFDMAEMVPVEFWSYMNSSIKMKNPDAFLLAEVYQPNLYRDYILKGKMDYLYDKVELYDTLKHIIQGNGSTDNLAAIQYGLADIEHHMIHFLENHDEQRIASTGFAGSAEKGKPMMVLSATISTSPTLLYFAQELGEPGNGNAGFGSETRTTIFDYWGVPSQQRWMNKGAFDGGLLTEDEKQLRDFYSRLLNYTISSSALMGKYAEIHTHNRQVTEGYNNKVFSFARWSETEKILVLTNFSATDSYGFDLDLPESLIAAWNLKQGSYNFKDQFYKQYGTQLVVLDGKGKVRIDLKPLESFIFSLEQ